Proteins from a genomic interval of Mesobacillus sp. S13:
- the ilvD gene encoding dihydroxy-acid dehydratase, which produces MEKDLRIKSHVFSDDARKAPNRAMLRAVGFSDDDFRKPMIGIASTWSEVTPCNIHIDKLAVKAKEGARAAGGAPMIFNTITVSDGISMGTDGMRYSLPSRDLIADSIETVVQGESLDGFVAIGGCDKNMPGCMMAIARMDLPSVFVYGGTIKPGKLDGKDIDIVSAFEGVGQYNKGAIGDEQLHKIECQACPGSGSCGGMYTANTMASAIEALGMSLPGSSSHPAETDEKREDCYKAGEVVYQMLEQDIRPRQILTKEAFENAITVVMALGGSTNAVLHLMAIAHAAEVDLTLDDFNKIQEKVPHLADLKPSGKYVMQDLFNAGGVPAVMKLLLKEGLLHGDCLTVTGRTLEENLKDFPDLKPDQKVIRPAAEPFRKDGPLVVLKGNLAPDGAVAKVSGLKVKNMTGPAKVFDDEESASKAVMSDEIVAGDVLVIRYEGPKGGPGMPEMLSLSAILVGKGLGESVALLTDGRFSGGSHGLVIGHIAPEAQVGGPIALIKDGDLITVDSEQKLISVALSEEELAVRRQNWTPPPLPKRGALAKYARLVSCSSKGAVTDLFDVKTVEEPVHS; this is translated from the coding sequence ATGGAAAAAGATTTAAGAATCAAGAGCCATGTATTTAGTGATGATGCCAGAAAGGCCCCGAACAGAGCCATGCTTCGGGCGGTTGGTTTCAGTGACGATGATTTCAGGAAGCCTATGATTGGAATTGCGAGTACCTGGAGCGAGGTGACTCCTTGTAATATACATATTGATAAGCTAGCGGTGAAAGCGAAAGAGGGTGCAAGGGCAGCCGGTGGAGCGCCGATGATCTTTAACACGATCACTGTATCGGATGGAATTTCGATGGGGACAGATGGCATGCGCTATTCGCTTCCTAGTCGAGACCTAATTGCCGACTCGATCGAAACGGTGGTCCAGGGAGAGAGCCTTGATGGTTTCGTCGCGATCGGCGGCTGTGATAAAAATATGCCAGGCTGCATGATGGCGATTGCCAGGATGGATCTTCCTTCTGTTTTTGTTTATGGAGGCACGATTAAACCAGGAAAGCTCGATGGAAAGGACATTGACATTGTGTCAGCGTTCGAAGGTGTCGGCCAGTATAACAAGGGTGCGATTGGTGATGAACAACTTCATAAGATTGAATGCCAAGCTTGTCCAGGATCTGGTTCCTGTGGAGGGATGTACACAGCTAATACAATGGCCAGCGCCATCGAGGCCCTTGGTATGAGCCTGCCGGGAAGCTCATCACATCCAGCAGAAACGGATGAAAAGCGGGAGGATTGCTATAAAGCTGGAGAAGTGGTCTATCAGATGCTAGAGCAAGACATTCGACCAAGACAGATTTTAACGAAGGAAGCTTTTGAAAATGCGATTACAGTCGTAATGGCTCTCGGGGGATCCACGAATGCCGTCCTGCATTTAATGGCTATCGCGCACGCTGCAGAAGTCGACCTGACGCTGGACGATTTTAATAAAATCCAGGAAAAAGTACCACATCTTGCTGACTTGAAGCCAAGCGGCAAATATGTCATGCAAGACCTTTTCAATGCTGGAGGGGTTCCTGCCGTCATGAAACTTTTATTAAAAGAAGGACTCCTGCACGGTGATTGCCTCACTGTTACGGGAAGAACACTCGAAGAGAATCTTAAGGACTTTCCTGACTTAAAACCTGACCAAAAAGTCATTCGCCCTGCAGCCGAACCATTTAGAAAAGATGGTCCGCTCGTTGTTTTAAAAGGGAACCTTGCCCCAGATGGTGCTGTAGCAAAAGTATCAGGCTTGAAGGTGAAAAACATGACTGGCCCGGCTAAGGTTTTTGATGATGAAGAATCAGCTTCAAAAGCAGTTATGTCGGATGAAATTGTCGCTGGAGACGTATTGGTCATCCGGTATGAAGGTCCAAAAGGTGGTCCGGGCATGCCTGAAATGCTGAGTTTATCAGCAATCCTTGTCGGAAAAGGCCTGGGAGAAAGTGTTGCATTGCTTACAGATGGCAGATTCTCCGGGGGAAGTCACGGACTGGTTATTGGCCATATTGCCCCTGAAGCACAGGTTGGCGGGCCGATTGCATTAATAAAAGATGGAGACCTGATTACGGTCGATAGTGAACAGAAGTTGATCTCGGTTGCTTTAAGTGAGGAGGAACTTGCTGTTCGCAGGCAAAACTGGACTCCGCCGCCACTTCCTAAGAGAGGGGCACTGGCTAAATACGCCAGACTTGTATCTTGTTCCTCAAAAGGCGCTGTAACCGATCTGTTCGATGTGAAAACTGTCGAAGAGCCTGTCCATTCCTAG
- a CDS encoding conserved virulence factor C family protein, which yields MKIVSIEPTPSPNTMKINLDQELPMGKSNNYKKDSAAGAPEVILNILDIEGVKGVYHVADFLAVERNAKYDWKVILPEVRKAFGEDAEESGNAVPEINEHFGEIKVLVQVYKGIPMQVKLTDGTEEKRFGLPESFVKKVGEVQTPDDNVVMVRRWKELGVRYGEFDQVGNDVVEELLAAYPPERLEELVKLAKNPGQEAQIKAAKKKIRITEADLENPDWRIRYQLLEQMEDPTLEDLPVLEKALNDEKASIRRLATVYLGMIEDKNVLPLLYKALNDKTVTVRRTAGDCLSDLGFTEAMDEMMEALKDPSKLVRWRAAMFLYEAGDEGALPALKAAEDDPEFEVSMQVKLAIARIEHGEEAKGSVWKQMTEARKQ from the coding sequence GTGAAAATTGTATCAATTGAACCAACGCCAAGCCCGAATACGATGAAGATCAATCTGGATCAAGAACTTCCTATGGGCAAGAGCAATAATTATAAAAAGGACTCGGCGGCCGGGGCTCCGGAAGTCATTTTGAACATATTGGATATTGAAGGGGTAAAAGGTGTTTACCATGTTGCAGATTTCCTGGCAGTTGAAAGAAATGCAAAGTATGACTGGAAAGTAATCCTTCCTGAAGTGAGGAAGGCATTCGGAGAAGATGCAGAGGAATCAGGGAACGCCGTACCTGAGATCAATGAGCATTTTGGAGAAATAAAGGTTCTTGTCCAGGTCTATAAGGGGATACCGATGCAAGTGAAATTGACCGACGGAACAGAAGAAAAGCGCTTTGGTCTGCCAGAATCCTTCGTTAAAAAAGTAGGTGAGGTCCAGACTCCCGACGATAATGTGGTAATGGTCCGCCGGTGGAAAGAACTCGGTGTCCGGTACGGAGAATTCGATCAGGTAGGAAATGATGTTGTAGAAGAGCTTTTAGCGGCATATCCTCCTGAAAGACTGGAGGAGCTCGTAAAGCTGGCTAAAAATCCAGGACAAGAAGCTCAAATTAAAGCAGCAAAGAAGAAAATTAGAATCACAGAAGCTGACTTGGAAAATCCGGATTGGCGGATTAGATACCAGCTTCTTGAGCAAATGGAAGATCCAACTTTAGAAGATCTGCCAGTGCTGGAAAAAGCATTGAATGATGAGAAAGCATCCATACGCCGGCTGGCAACTGTCTACTTGGGAATGATAGAGGACAAAAACGTATTGCCATTGCTGTACAAAGCTCTGAACGACAAAACGGTTACGGTTCGCAGGACAGCGGGTGATTGTTTATCGGATCTTGGTTTTACGGAAGCAATGGACGAAATGATGGAAGCATTAAAGGATCCAAGCAAGCTTGTCCGCTGGAGAGCGGCAATGTTCCTTTATGAAGCAGGGGATGAAGGGGCACTTCCTGCGTTGAAGGCTGCAGAAGATGATCCAGAATTCGAAGTAAGCATGCAGGTGAAACTGGCGATTGCCCGTATCGAGCATGGCGAGGAAGCAAAAGGCTCCGTCTGGAAGCAAATGACGGAAGCGAGAAAACAATAA
- a CDS encoding ABC-F family ATP-binding cassette domain-containing protein, producing the protein MKMITIENVTKTYGEKELFNEITFTIGERERVGLIGVNGTGKSSLLRIVAGIDQPDSGDLIFAKDYKISFLSQQPEMEHDKTVLDQVFSGEAPILKLMRDYEIILSELGERPDDPGLQERFYELQRKMDSSDGWDANTAAKSILMQLGISDFSKKMGELSGGQKKRVALAQVLIESPDLLILDEPTNHLDYETVKWLEDYLSRYSGSLLLVTHDRYFLDRVTNRIFELDGGNLYSYKGNYASFLEAKAIREENEAATFEKKKNLFRQELEWIRRGAKARTTKQKARIQRFDKLDEEVANVKSSEKLDISLSGSRLGKQVLELKEASKNYEDKVILDHFNLLVKPGDRLGIIGRNGTGKSTLLNILAGRIRLDDGEIVTGQTVKIAYYTQENEDMDENKRVIEYLKETAEIVHTTDGKTISAAQMLERFLFQPYSHGTPIRKLSGGEKRRLYLLKLLMEEPNVLLLDEPTNDLDTQTLTVLEDYLEDFPGVVITVSHDRYFLDKVVDLLLVLEGNGHTDLHYGNYTEYLEKRPKPEAAPSMPKKERVEQTEKPKKKKLSFKEQKEWAEIEDKIAGTEERLEEVQSEMAKIGSDFEKGQALMNEENELNEQLEYLIERWSYLSELAENE; encoded by the coding sequence ATGAAAATGATCACGATTGAAAACGTGACAAAGACATATGGAGAAAAAGAGCTTTTCAATGAGATTACCTTTACGATTGGCGAACGTGAAAGAGTCGGCTTGATTGGTGTGAATGGAACAGGGAAGTCATCTTTACTCAGGATTGTAGCGGGCATTGACCAGCCGGATTCGGGTGATCTGATCTTTGCGAAAGATTATAAAATCTCGTTTTTATCTCAACAGCCTGAAATGGAACATGACAAAACGGTTCTTGACCAGGTTTTTAGCGGAGAAGCCCCTATCTTAAAATTAATGCGAGATTATGAGATCATTCTTTCTGAATTGGGAGAAAGACCAGATGACCCTGGACTTCAGGAGAGGTTTTATGAGCTGCAGAGGAAGATGGATAGTTCAGATGGATGGGATGCCAATACTGCTGCGAAATCCATTCTCATGCAGCTTGGAATTTCTGACTTCTCCAAGAAGATGGGTGAACTATCAGGCGGGCAGAAGAAACGAGTAGCCCTTGCTCAAGTATTGATTGAATCACCGGATTTGCTGATTCTTGATGAGCCGACGAACCATCTCGATTATGAGACGGTAAAATGGCTTGAAGATTATCTTTCAAGATATTCAGGTTCACTTTTGCTCGTCACCCATGACCGTTATTTCCTTGATCGGGTGACAAACAGGATTTTTGAGCTTGATGGCGGAAATCTATATAGCTATAAAGGCAACTATGCAAGCTTCCTTGAAGCCAAGGCAATCAGAGAGGAAAACGAAGCCGCAACATTTGAAAAGAAGAAGAATTTGTTCAGGCAGGAACTCGAGTGGATCAGGCGCGGAGCTAAAGCAAGAACAACTAAACAGAAGGCCCGTATTCAACGGTTTGACAAGTTGGATGAAGAAGTGGCAAATGTGAAGTCTTCTGAAAAACTTGATATTTCTCTGAGTGGCAGTCGCCTGGGTAAGCAGGTGCTAGAACTGAAAGAAGCATCAAAAAATTATGAGGACAAGGTGATTTTGGATCACTTTAACCTTCTCGTAAAACCTGGAGACAGACTGGGAATCATCGGCCGTAACGGGACAGGTAAATCGACTTTGTTAAATATTCTCGCAGGCAGGATCAGGCTCGATGACGGTGAAATCGTCACCGGACAAACTGTTAAGATTGCTTATTATACCCAAGAAAATGAAGATATGGATGAAAATAAGCGGGTAATTGAATACTTGAAAGAGACTGCGGAGATCGTCCATACCACTGACGGCAAGACAATATCGGCTGCACAAATGCTCGAGAGGTTCCTGTTTCAGCCATATTCCCATGGAACGCCAATCAGGAAGCTTTCCGGTGGCGAGAAACGCAGACTTTACTTGTTGAAGCTATTAATGGAAGAACCAAACGTCCTGCTGCTGGATGAGCCGACGAATGATCTGGACACACAAACATTGACTGTTTTGGAAGATTACCTGGAAGACTTCCCGGGTGTCGTCATTACCGTATCCCACGACCGGTACTTCCTTGATAAGGTTGTCGATTTGCTTCTAGTTCTGGAAGGGAATGGCCACACAGATTTGCATTATGGCAACTACACAGAATACCTCGAAAAAAGACCGAAACCAGAAGCTGCTCCTTCAATGCCGAAGAAGGAGAGAGTAGAACAGACCGAAAAGCCTAAGAAAAAGAAGCTTTCCTTCAAGGAGCAGAAAGAATGGGCAGAAATCGAAGATAAGATTGCAGGTACAGAAGAACGCCTGGAAGAAGTGCAGTCAGAAATGGCCAAGATCGGAAGTGATTTTGAAAAGGGTCAGGCTTTGATGAATGAAGAAAATGAGCTGAATGAGCAGTTAGAGTATCTAATTGAAAGATGGAGCTATTTATCTGAGCTTGCCGAAAACGAATAA
- a CDS encoding HD domain-containing protein: MEDIIVIAEEFVKAELGKDSSGHDWHHIDRVRKNARLIWSKEKKGDWFIIEMAALLHDIPDDKLNESEEAGWAKLDSFLHSIQIESELVSKIKNCIETVSYKGGRVIELDSIEAEIVQDADRLDALGAIGVARTFAFGGKKGHPIYEPELNVRDQMTLEEYRQGDSSSVNHFYEKLLKLKDKMNTEHARQLAEERHRFMENFLDQFYSEWNGKA; the protein is encoded by the coding sequence ATGGAAGATATAATCGTAATAGCAGAGGAATTTGTTAAAGCTGAGCTAGGAAAGGATTCTTCGGGGCATGACTGGCATCATATTGACAGGGTAAGGAAAAATGCGCGACTTATATGGAGCAAGGAGAAGAAGGGTGACTGGTTCATTATCGAAATGGCTGCCTTGCTTCATGATATACCGGATGATAAATTGAATGAATCAGAAGAAGCAGGTTGGGCGAAACTGGATTCATTTTTGCATAGCATACAAATCGAGAGCGAACTCGTTTCCAAAATCAAGAACTGTATCGAAACAGTTTCTTATAAGGGCGGCAGGGTGATTGAGCTTGATAGCATTGAAGCGGAGATTGTCCAGGATGCTGACCGCCTTGATGCCCTTGGTGCCATAGGGGTTGCAAGGACTTTTGCATTTGGCGGTAAAAAAGGCCACCCGATCTATGAGCCTGAGCTGAATGTCAGGGATCAGATGACACTGGAAGAATACAGGCAAGGCGACAGTTCTTCAGTCAATCACTTTTACGAAAAGCTTTTGAAGCTAAAAGATAAAATGAATACTGAGCATGCAAGACAACTGGCAGAGGAAAGACATAGATTCATGGAAAATTTCCTTGATCAATTTTACAGTGAATGGAATGGTAAGGCATGA
- a CDS encoding DegV family protein: MKKIAWVTDSTAYLDEELKNHPDVYQVPMTIVLDDVEYLDGKDLTAEQLYEKLKSVKTAPKTSQPPVGVFLELYEKLEKDYDLVFAVLISSKLSGTVASSVQAAQDANIPVITFDSKILTFPLTSLLKKGIALAEQGASIEEIKEKLEIIRDSNETYVMIGSLEQLHRSGRMSGMQFYLGSMLSIKPIISIEDGALNTKEKVRSDKKAREKIFDYLRKSHEKYGVKEVYILYGLHKEVADEWQSELEAIFPELTFLSCPIGAVIGVHAGEHTIGISWNNKDV, from the coding sequence TTGAAGAAAATCGCCTGGGTTACAGATAGTACAGCCTACCTGGATGAGGAATTAAAGAATCATCCAGATGTATATCAGGTTCCGATGACCATTGTGCTGGATGATGTAGAATACCTTGATGGCAAGGATCTGACTGCAGAACAATTATATGAAAAATTAAAGAGTGTCAAAACGGCGCCTAAAACCTCTCAGCCACCTGTGGGAGTTTTTTTGGAATTATATGAGAAGCTAGAAAAAGATTATGATCTCGTATTTGCAGTTCTGATTTCATCCAAGCTTAGCGGAACAGTCGCCTCGAGTGTACAAGCCGCACAAGACGCCAATATTCCTGTCATAACCTTTGATTCTAAAATTCTCACTTTCCCATTGACTTCCCTATTAAAAAAGGGAATTGCACTGGCGGAACAGGGCGCATCAATCGAGGAGATTAAGGAAAAGCTGGAAATTATCCGTGATTCCAATGAAACCTATGTGATGATTGGCAGCTTAGAACAGCTCCATCGCAGCGGGCGTATGTCAGGAATGCAATTCTATCTGGGAAGCATGCTGAGTATTAAGCCTATTATCAGCATTGAAGATGGAGCGTTGAATACTAAAGAAAAAGTCCGAAGCGATAAAAAAGCGCGCGAGAAAATATTTGATTATTTAAGAAAATCTCACGAGAAATACGGAGTTAAGGAAGTTTACATCCTCTATGGCCTTCATAAGGAGGTTGCTGACGAATGGCAAAGCGAACTAGAGGCAATATTTCCTGAACTCACTTTCCTAAGCTGCCCAATTGGAGCTGTAATCGGCGTCCATGCAGGTGAACATACAATCGGAATCAGCTGGAATAACAAAGATGTTTAA
- a CDS encoding formate--tetrahydrofolate ligase, producing MGTNIQVKSDIEIARDSIMKPIVDVAASIGLDTDDLELFGKYKAKLSSEALAKLKTKESGKVVLVTAINPTPAGEGKSTVTVGLADALNKLGKKTMIAMREPSLGPTMGIKGGATGGGFAQVLPMEDINLHFTGDLHAITTANNALAALIDNHMQQGNKLNIDQRRIVWKRALDLNDRALRKVIVGLGGPMQGVPREDGFDITVASEIMAVLCLASDLKDLKLRLSKMVVAYNYEKQPVTVGDLGVEGALTLLLKEAVKPNLVQTIEHTPALIHGGPFANIAHGCNSVIATEAASKLADFVVTEAGFGADLGAEKFLNIKARTAGIDPSAVVIVATIRALKMHGGMKKTELVNENVQALKDGFTNLKKHVETIASFGLPYVVAINRFITDTELETNTLKEMCENAGIPVALTEVWEKGGAGGVELAEKLLDVVEKSENTFAHLYDLSDSLEDKIKTIARQVYGADGVEFSPKAKKQLIDFEGFGWGVLPVCMAKTQYSLSDNPQKLGRPSGFTITVRELKPSVGAGFIVALTGEVMTMPGLPKLPAALNMDVDEEGNAVGLF from the coding sequence ATGGGAACAAATATTCAAGTTAAGTCAGATATTGAAATTGCTCGTGATAGTATAATGAAACCGATTGTCGATGTTGCAGCGTCCATTGGCCTGGATACCGATGATCTTGAGCTGTTTGGGAAGTATAAAGCGAAGCTGTCCTCGGAAGCTTTGGCGAAACTGAAAACAAAGGAGAGTGGCAAGGTCGTTCTTGTCACTGCCATCAACCCTACTCCTGCTGGGGAAGGAAAATCTACTGTAACAGTCGGGTTGGCGGATGCATTGAACAAGCTTGGTAAAAAAACGATGATTGCCATGCGTGAGCCTTCGTTAGGACCTACTATGGGAATCAAGGGCGGTGCAACAGGCGGAGGTTTCGCGCAGGTGCTCCCGATGGAGGATATCAACCTTCACTTCACAGGAGACCTGCACGCGATTACTACAGCGAATAATGCGTTGGCTGCTTTGATTGATAACCACATGCAGCAGGGAAACAAACTGAACATTGATCAGCGGAGAATCGTTTGGAAGCGCGCTCTCGATTTGAATGACCGTGCATTAAGAAAAGTTATCGTCGGACTGGGCGGGCCTATGCAGGGCGTTCCTCGTGAAGATGGCTTCGACATCACGGTTGCATCAGAAATCATGGCTGTCCTATGCCTTGCGAGCGATCTTAAAGATTTAAAACTCCGCCTCTCAAAGATGGTTGTTGCTTATAATTATGAAAAACAGCCTGTCACTGTGGGTGATCTGGGAGTAGAAGGGGCTTTGACTCTTTTATTGAAGGAAGCAGTAAAGCCGAACCTTGTTCAGACCATAGAACATACTCCGGCACTGATCCATGGGGGACCATTTGCGAACATCGCACATGGGTGCAACAGTGTCATCGCGACCGAGGCTGCGTCCAAGCTTGCTGACTTTGTCGTTACGGAAGCAGGGTTCGGTGCTGACCTTGGAGCAGAGAAGTTCTTGAATATTAAAGCAAGAACAGCGGGAATCGATCCGTCAGCGGTTGTCATTGTTGCAACCATCCGTGCACTCAAGATGCATGGCGGAATGAAGAAAACAGAATTGGTCAACGAAAATGTGCAAGCATTGAAGGACGGATTCACGAACCTGAAAAAGCATGTCGAGACGATTGCCAGCTTTGGCCTGCCATATGTAGTTGCCATTAACCGATTCATTACAGATACAGAGCTTGAGACCAACACATTGAAAGAAATGTGTGAAAATGCTGGAATCCCGGTTGCCTTGACGGAAGTTTGGGAAAAGGGAGGCGCCGGTGGTGTGGAGCTTGCAGAGAAACTTCTTGATGTAGTTGAAAAAAGCGAAAATACGTTTGCCCACCTTTATGACTTGTCGGATTCACTGGAGGACAAAATCAAGACTATCGCGCGTCAGGTTTATGGGGCGGATGGAGTCGAGTTTTCACCGAAAGCAAAGAAGCAGCTTATTGACTTTGAAGGATTCGGCTGGGGTGTGCTGCCAGTCTGTATGGCTAAAACACAATATTCACTTTCTGATAATCCGCAAAAACTTGGAAGGCCGTCAGGTTTCACTATTACCGTAAGGGAACTTAAGCCTTCGGTAGGTGCCGGATTTATTGTAGCGTTGACAGGTGAAGTCATGACAATGCCTGGTTTGCCAAAGCTGCCGGCAGCTTTGAATATGGATGTTGATGAAGAGGGCAATGCAGTTGGATTGTTCTAA
- the metA gene encoding homoserine O-acetyltransferase MetA: MPIKIPQHLPAKEILEKENIFIMDDSRAAKQDIRPLNILILNLMPEKEKTERQLLRLLGNTPLQVNITFLKTATYDPKNTSQYHLEEFYLTFSEVKEKKYDGMIITGAPIELMEFEEVHYWNELKEILDWTERNVTSTLHICWGAQAALYHHFGINKYTLPRKCSGVFNHRVLDQTDKLLRGFDDEFFAPHSRNTDIGEEALQSHPELKLLASSEEAGALIIASKDSRKIMITGHLEYEATTLAEEYLRDKEKGIEIDMPENYFPQDNPEKSPNNRWRSHAHLFFSNWLNYYVYQETPYEWD; encoded by the coding sequence TTGCCTATTAAAATCCCGCAACACTTGCCAGCGAAGGAAATACTTGAAAAAGAAAATATTTTCATCATGGATGACAGCCGTGCTGCCAAACAGGATATCCGCCCGTTGAATATCTTGATCCTGAATCTGATGCCCGAAAAGGAAAAAACAGAGAGACAGCTGCTGAGGCTTCTCGGAAATACGCCACTCCAGGTAAACATAACATTTTTAAAAACCGCTACATATGATCCGAAAAACACATCACAATACCACCTTGAAGAGTTTTATCTGACCTTTTCTGAAGTTAAAGAAAAGAAATATGACGGCATGATCATTACCGGTGCCCCAATTGAACTGATGGAATTTGAGGAAGTACACTATTGGAATGAACTGAAGGAAATCCTCGATTGGACTGAGCGGAATGTCACATCTACACTGCATATATGCTGGGGAGCACAGGCAGCTTTATATCATCACTTCGGCATCAATAAATATACTCTGCCGAGGAAATGTTCGGGCGTATTCAATCATAGAGTCCTAGACCAAACCGACAAGCTTTTAAGAGGCTTTGATGATGAATTTTTTGCTCCTCATTCGAGGAATACGGATATAGGCGAAGAAGCGTTGCAAAGCCATCCAGAGCTGAAGCTGCTAGCTTCATCAGAAGAGGCAGGCGCATTGATTATCGCCAGCAAGGACAGCAGGAAGATCATGATCACCGGCCACCTTGAATATGAAGCTACAACACTTGCAGAAGAATACTTGCGAGATAAGGAGAAAGGCATCGAAATCGATATGCCAGAGAATTATTTTCCACAGGATAACCCAGAAAAGAGTCCGAACAACCGCTGGAGATCACATGCACATTTGTTCTTTTCCAACTGGCTTAACTATTATGTATATCAAGAAACTCCGTATGAATGGGATTAG
- a CDS encoding AIM24 family protein, with the protein MSRYSIEEFVNSTKQEDKGEGLFELETPRMLEINLNGQVWSKAGAMVSYRGQIKFEREGVLEHGIGKMFKKALTGEGTSLMKANGNGKLYLADQGKKISILHLQNEAIFVNGNDLLAFEPSISWDIKLMRRVAGMLSGGLFNVRLEGTGMVAITSHYEPLTLLVSPDNPVYTDPNATVAWSGNLQPEFVTDISFKTFLGRGSGESIQMKFSGDGFVVVQPFEEVYYAQQS; encoded by the coding sequence ATGAGTCGTTATTCAATCGAAGAGTTTGTGAACAGCACAAAGCAGGAGGATAAAGGGGAAGGGCTATTTGAACTGGAGACACCGAGAATGCTGGAGATCAATCTGAATGGACAGGTATGGTCGAAAGCTGGAGCGATGGTTTCGTATCGCGGTCAAATCAAATTTGAGCGTGAGGGAGTGCTTGAACACGGAATCGGCAAGATGTTCAAAAAGGCGTTAACAGGTGAAGGCACCTCGTTAATGAAAGCAAACGGCAATGGAAAGCTCTATTTGGCTGACCAGGGGAAGAAAATATCGATCTTGCATTTGCAAAATGAGGCCATCTTCGTAAACGGAAATGACCTGCTTGCATTCGAACCTTCCATCAGCTGGGATATCAAGCTGATGCGTAGGGTCGCTGGAATGTTGTCGGGTGGTCTGTTCAATGTCCGCCTTGAGGGTACAGGAATGGTGGCAATCACATCCCATTATGAGCCACTGACGCTGCTTGTCAGTCCGGATAACCCAGTATATACAGATCCGAACGCAACGGTAGCATGGTCTGGAAATCTTCAGCCTGAGTTTGTTACAGATATCTCGTTCAAAACCTTCCTTGGACGTGGAAGCGGCGAATCGATCCAGATGAAATTCAGCGGTGATGGCTTTGTTGTCGTCCAGCCATTTGAAGAAGTTTATTATGCACAGCAAAGCTAA
- a CDS encoding class I SAM-dependent methyltransferase: protein MSTFNWEMESEKQWDSMASTWNSRSRAMWETGSRKDIVPFIKQFVPASSLVCDLGCGDGTGSEKLAEAGYVVTGIDVSEEMLERARLNPRNENGAFTKGSLSDCGSPDNHFDAVMAINSIEWTNHPYESLKEMARILKPNGYACIGILGPTAGPRTNSFRRLYGEDVICNTIMPWELEKLALENGWRKAGEFGVYKKAAEQLPHGSLPLELQQSLSFMWVFMFQVIK, encoded by the coding sequence ATGAGTACCTTCAATTGGGAAATGGAGTCCGAAAAACAGTGGGACAGCATGGCTTCTACATGGAATTCGAGAAGCAGGGCAATGTGGGAAACTGGAAGCCGAAAGGATATAGTGCCATTCATCAAGCAATTTGTCCCGGCTTCTTCGTTGGTTTGTGATTTGGGCTGCGGAGATGGAACAGGTTCGGAAAAGCTGGCGGAAGCAGGCTATGTAGTCACCGGAATCGATGTATCAGAAGAGATGCTGGAAAGGGCCAGGCTGAACCCTCGAAATGAGAACGGTGCTTTCACTAAAGGAAGCCTGTCGGATTGTGGAAGTCCCGATAACCATTTTGATGCGGTTATGGCAATTAATTCAATAGAATGGACGAATCACCCCTATGAGTCTTTAAAAGAAATGGCTCGTATTCTTAAACCAAATGGCTATGCCTGCATAGGCATTCTAGGTCCAACTGCAGGACCAAGGACGAACAGCTTCAGGAGACTATATGGAGAAGATGTAATCTGTAACACGATCATGCCATGGGAGCTGGAAAAGCTGGCTCTTGAAAATGGCTGGAGAAAAGCAGGTGAATTCGGAGTTTATAAAAAAGCGGCAGAGCAGCTTCCGCACGGTTCTTTGCCCTTAGAGCTCCAGCAATCCCTTTCATTTATGTGGGTTTTCATGTTCCAGGTTATAAAATAA
- a CDS encoding DUF3892 domain-containing protein — translation MEEEQLVAIHKNNAGEIISFQTSSGRIISYRKALQEANTGTISGVNINEGADGTNSLVSADGSGFEQYPDIY, via the coding sequence TTGGAAGAAGAACAATTGGTTGCCATACATAAAAATAACGCTGGTGAAATCATCAGTTTCCAGACATCCAGCGGAAGGATTATATCCTATCGCAAAGCCTTGCAGGAAGCTAACACAGGAACAATTTCAGGAGTGAATATCAATGAAGGTGCAGATGGAACTAATTCTTTGGTTTCAGCAGATGGATCCGGTTTTGAGCAATATCCCGATATTTACTAA